A window of Helicobacter pylori genomic DNA:
AAGAATGGTTTGAAGCTGAAGTCATAAAAAATTAAACACCCTTTTTTAATGGCTATTTTATCCAAAAAAAAAAAAAAACCGAACTTGAAAGGGTTCTGTTTTTTGGTTTTTATGCTGTTTTTAAAGCAAATTAATTTAAAATCGCACTTTGTCTTTAAGTGCCGCCATTTTAATGTTGCAATTTTAAAAGATGATGAAAGGGGCTGTATTTTAGTTTGATTTTCTTAAAAAAATCTCTTTATGCGTTGTTAATTTCAAGTTTTTCAATACCACCCTTAATGAAAGCGGCTAGTTTTGTCTATGACTTGAAGTTCATGAGCTTTAATTTCAACTTGGTTGCCCCAAACAACAACCCCTATTGGAATAGCCTAACCAAAATGCAAGCCCGTCTCATGCCTCAAATCGGCGTCCAATTGGACAAAAGACAGGCCTTGATGTTTGGGGCGTGGTTCATTCAAAATTTACACACGCATTATAGCTATTTCCCTTATTCGTGGGGGGTTACCATGTATTACCAATACATAGGGAAAAATTTGAGATTTTTTTTAGGCATTGTGCCTCGAAGCTATCAAATAGGGCATTACCCTTTAAGCGCTTTTAAAAAACTTTTTTGGTTTATAGACCCTACTTTTAGGGGAGGAGCGTTCCAATTCAAACCAGCTTATGATCCTAACCGCTGGTGGAATGGGTGGTTTGAGGGCGTTGTTGATTGGTATGGGGGGCGTAATTGGAACAACCAGCCCAAAAAGAAAAATTACGATTTTGATCAATTCTTGTATTTTGTTTCTTCAGAATTTCAGTTTCTTAAAGGGTATTTAGGTTTGGGGGGACAGCTTGTCATTTTTCATAACGCCAGCCATCATAGCATGGGAGATAATTACCCTTACGGCGGTAATTCTTACTTAAAACCAGGCGATGTAACCCCGCAATGGCCTAATGGCTACCCCTATTTCAGTCAAAAAAATAACCCACAAGGCGGAGAAATAGGGAAATACTCTAACCCTACCATTTTAGACAGGGTTTATTACCATGCTTATTTAAAAGCGGATTTTAAAAATCTCATGCCTTATATGGATAATATTTTTATGACCTTTGGCACGCAGTCGTCTCAAACCCATTATTGCGTGCGTCATGCTAGCGAGTGTAAAAACGCTCAATTTTATAACAGCTTTGGGGGGGAATTTTACGCCCAAGCGCAATACAAAGGCTTTGGGATTTTTAACAGATACTATTTTTCCAACAAACCCCAAATGCACTTTTATGCCACTTATGGCCAATCCCTTTATACCGGGTTGCCATGGTATAGAGCCCCTAATTTTGACATGATAGGGCTTTATTATGTTTATAAAAATAAATGGGTGAGCGTGCGAGCGGATGCGTTTTTTAACTTTTTAGGTGGGGGTGATGGGTATCATTTGTATGGGAAAGGGGGCAAGTGGATCACCACTTATCAGCAATTCTTAACTCTAACCATAGACACACGAGAGTTAATTGATTTTGTCAAATCTAAAACCTCTAAATAACTATATCTAAAAATTATAGATATAATTGAAATAAGCGACCGGTAAGCGGTGCCATAAAGTAGTCGCGCTCAAACCATCAACGATTTCAGTTCTTTTGTTAGGAATGAAAGGGAATTTCAACCCGAAAGTGATTTCATTGTGGAAAAAGCCAAAACGAAAACCCACTTTCACAAGCAATTGGAAAAGCGAATTTTCTTTGCCTAAATTTTGAGCGATAATCCCATGCATAGCCCCTCCTGGCATATAAGTCGCCCCAGCGATGCCTACGCCAAACTCTAACCCTAAAAACATCTTTTGCGAATTGAAAGCGTCCCACAAACCGCTAAATTCTAAACCATAGGTAGAAATATAGGATTTGTGAGAAGAAAAGGTCTGATCATAAAACAACCCGTAACGAAAACCCACATGCTCTACAGCTTGCGTTTTAACCACAAATTTCCCCCCTAACACCACACCAAAGCCATTGCCGGTCATGAAATACGATTTATCTACAGACTCGGTGCTAAAAGATGTGTTGATTGCGCTAAGCTGATACCCAACCCCTAAATAAAATGTGTTCCTGTCCGCTAATTTAGGTTTTTTTGATTTTTCATCAAGCTCTGCCTCTGTGGCTTGAAGCGATGATAATAACGCCATGCCCATCAATATTTTAACCATTGTTTTATTTGTTTCATTCATAACCCAATTCCTTATGCTATCCTGCCCCACACTTGCCCCATACAGACTAAAATCAAATCACACCCTAAATAATAACAAAGTTTAAAATAAATATTAGTGGTTTTTATTAAGAACGCCTATCTTTTTAGAATAAATAGCCATAATTCTTGTGGGTATGCCCCCATTTTTCTATAAAAATTCTTAAAAAGGTGTTGTTATAAGACATGTTAATAGTTTTTATTGTATAATTTTAGGCTAAATTCAATTTATCTTATACGATATTAAGGAGACATATTACCATGTTTCAAATTAGATGGCATGCGCGAGCGGGTCAAGGCGCTATCACCGGCGCTAAAGGGTTGGCTGATGTGATTTCAAAAACAGGCAAAGAAGTGCAAGCGTTCGCTTCCTATGGTTCAGCTAAAAGGGGGGCTGCCATGATGGCTTATAACCGCGTTGATGATGAGCCTATTTTAAACCATGAACGCTTCATGGAGCCTGATTATGTGCTGGTGATTGATCCCGGTTTGGTTTTCATTGAAAACATCTTCGCTAATGAAAAAGAAGACACGACCTATATCATCACCAGCTATCTTAACAAAGAAGAATTGTTTGAAAAAAAACCTGAATTAAAAACCCGTAAGGTGTTTTTAGTGGATTGTTTAAAAATCTCTATGGAAACCTTAAAACGCCCCATCCCTAACACGCCCATGCTAGGGGCGTTAATGAAAGTGTCTGGCATGCTTGAAATCGAGGCTTTTAAAGAAGCTTTTAAGAAAGTTTTAGGCAAAAAGCTCACGCAAGAAGTCATTGACGCTAACATGCTCGCTATCCAAAGAGCTTATGAAGAAGTTCAATAACATTAAGGAGCAAAGATGAAAGATTGGAATGAATTTGAAATGGGAGCGGTGCTCTTCCCTTTTGAAAAAAACGCACAAAGCGAAATGGAAAAACACAATGATGAGCGCCATTACACCGAGCAAAGCTACTTCACCACTTCAGTGGCTCATTGGCGCGTGGCTAAACCTGTGCATAACAATAACATTTGCATCAATTGCTTTAATTGTTGGGTTTATTGCCCAGACGCTGCTATTCTTTCAAGAGAGGGCAAGTTAAAAGGCGTGGATTATTCTCATTGTAAAGGCTGTGGCGTGTGTGTGGATGTCTGCCCCACCAACCCTAAATCGCTATGGATGTTTGAAGAACAAATTGAGCCTACTGTCGCCCTCACTCAATGGCCACAAAAACAAGAAAAGAAAAAATCGTAAGGAACAAAATATGGCAAAAAGTATTGAACTACAAGAGATAGAAGTGTGGGATGGCAATACCGCTAGTTCTAACGCTTTAAGACAGGCTCAAAGTGGCTCATTGGCGCGTGGCTAAACCTGTGCATAACAATAACATTTGCATCAATTGCTTTAATTGTTGGGTTTATTGCCCAGACGCTGCTATTCTTTCAAGAGAGGGCAAGTTAAAAGGCGTGGATTATTCTCATTGTAAAGGCTGTGGCGTGTGTGTGGATGTCTGCCCCACCAACCCTAAATCGCTATGGATGTTTGAAGAACAAATTGAGCCTACTGTCGCCCTCACTCAATGGCCACAAAAACAAGAAAAGAAAAAATCGTAAGGAACAAAATATGGCAAAAAGTATTGAACTACAAGAGATAGAAGTGTGGGATGGCAATACCGCTAGTTCTAACGCTTTAAGACAGGCTCAAATTGATGTCATCGCAGCCTATCCTATCACCCCATCAACGCCCATTGTGCAAAATTACGGCTCGTTTAAGGACAATGGCTATATTGATGGCGAATTTGTTTTAGTGGAGTCTGAACATGCCGCCATGAGCGCATGCGTGGGAGCTGCAGCAGCTGGTGGAAGGGTCAGCACTGCGACTAGCTCTCAAGGTTTGGCGTTAATGGTAGAGGTTTTATACCAAGCTTCTGGCATGCGTTTGCCTATCGTTTTGAATTTAGTCAATCGCGCTCTAGCAGCCCCTTTGAATATCCATGGCGATCATTCTGATATGTATTTAAGCAGGGATTCTGGCTGGATCAGTTTATGCACATGCAACCCTCAAGAAGCTTATGATTTCACTTTAATGGCGTTTAAAATCGCAGAGCATCAAAAAGTGCGTGTGCCTACTATTGTCAATCAAGATGGCTTTTTATGCTCGCACACCGTGCAAAATGTCCGCCCTTTGAGCGATGCAGTGGCTTACCAATTCGTAGGCGAATACCAAACCAAGCATTCCCTTTTGGATTTTGATAAACCGGTAAGCTATGGCGCGCAAGCTGAAGAAGAATGGCATTA
This region includes:
- a CDS encoding 2-oxoacid:ferredoxin oxidoreductase subunit alpha, with translation MAKSIELQEIEVWDGNTASSNALRQAQIDVIAAYPITPSTPIVQNYGSFKDNGYIDGEFVLVESEHAAMSACVGAAAAGGRVSTATSSQGLALMVEVLYQASGMRLPIVLNLVNRALAAPLNIHGDHSDMYLSRDSGWISLCTCNPQEAYDFTLMAFKIAEHQKVRVPTIVNQDGFLCSHTVQNVRPLSDAVAYQFVGEYQTKHSLLDFDKPVSYGAQAEEEWHYEHKAQLHHAIMSASSVIEEVFNDFAKLTGRQYHLTKTFQLEDAEIAIFALGTTYESAIVAAKEMRKKGIKAGVATIHSLRPFPYERLGQDLKNLKALAILDKSSPAGAMGAMFNEVTSAVYQTQGTKHPVVSNYIYGLGERDMTIAHLCEIFEEINEDALKGTLTHPTQQFVGLRGPKMSFF
- a CDS encoding 4Fe-4S dicluster domain-containing protein, producing MKDWNEFEMGAVLFPFEKNAQSEMEKHNDERHYTEQSYFTTSVAHWRVAKPVHNNNICINCFNCWVYCPDAAILSREGKLKGVDYSHCKGCGVCVDVCPTNPKSLWMFEEQIEPTVALTQWPQKQEKKKS
- a CDS encoding pyruvate flavodoxin oxidoreductase subunit gamma — protein: MFQIRWHARAGQGAITGAKGLADVISKTGKEVQAFASYGSAKRGAAMMAYNRVDDEPILNHERFMEPDYVLVIDPGLVFIENIFANEKEDTTYIITSYLNKEELFEKKPELKTRKVFLVDCLKISMETLKRPIPNTPMLGALMKVSGMLEIEAFKEAFKKVLGKKLTQEVIDANMLAIQRAYEEVQ
- a CDS encoding outer membrane protein — its product is MNETNKTMVKILMGMALLSSLQATEAELDEKSKKPKLADRNTFYLGVGYQLSAINTSFSTESVDKSYFMTGNGFGVVLGGKFVVKTQAVEHVGFRYGLFYDQTFSSHKSYISTYGLEFSGLWDAFNSQKMFLGLEFGVGIAGATYMPGGAMHGIIAQNLGKENSLFQLLVKVGFRFGFFHNEITFGLKFPFIPNKRTEIVDGLSATTLWHRLPVAYFNYIYNF